One genomic segment of Arachis duranensis cultivar V14167 chromosome 4, aradu.V14167.gnm2.J7QH, whole genome shotgun sequence includes these proteins:
- the LOC107483975 gene encoding uric acid degradation bifunctional protein TTL-like: MQEASLFSSLEHTISFARDLWFNKSPIRAWLDAFSAHRHIGTVISRAPTELISDLCQFGAKYRKKFGFEFLTTIDARHSHKILEEIKARCENTLLVELDIAAREKFYFIEKGLTKIWERIFQEELQEKSEDLGEIVPDSLEEELVPSNSSDEEVWIDDKATMKNYDLNKTPDKNQIE; encoded by the exons ATGCAAGAGGCATCTCTGTTCTCTTCACTTGAGCACACAATTTCATTCGCTCGAGATTTATGGTTCAACAAATCGCCTATTAGAGCATGGTTGGATGCATTCTCCGCACACAGGCACATAGGTACAGTTATTAGTAGGGCGCCTACTGAACTAATTTCG GATTTGTGTCAATTCGGAGCAAAGTATCGAAAGAAATTTGGCTTCGAATTCTTAACAACCATAGATGCTAGACATTCCCATAAAATATTGGAGGAGATCAAG GCTCGATGCGAGAACACTCTCTTGGTTGAACTGGATATTGCGGCCCGAGAGAAATTCTATTTCATAGAAAAAGGACTCACAAAAATCTGGGAAC GAATATTTCAAGAGGAGCTTCAAGAGAAATCAGAAGATTTAGGGGAGATAGTTCCAGACTCACTGGAAGAAGAACTCGTGCCCAGCAACAGTTCCGACGAGGAGGTTTGGATCGATGACAAGGCTACCATGAAAAATTATGACCTCAATAAAACACCAGACAAGAACCAAATAGAATGA
- the LOC107483997 gene encoding protein ROOT HAIR DEFECTIVE 3 homolog 2 isoform X1 gives MKEEDDCWCTQLIDEKGNFNVDGLHSFITSTNFSHCALSYAVVSVMGPQSSGKSTLLNHLFHTNFREMDAFKGRFQTTKGIWIAKCVGIEPFTIAMDLEGTDGRERGEDDTAFEKQSALFALAISDVVLINMWCHDIGREHAANIPLLKTVFQAMMRLFSPRKTTLLFVIRDKTKTPFEHLEPILRDDIQKIWDAVPKPQAHKNTPLSEFFNVEVTALSSYEDKEDKFITEVAQLRKRFFHSISPGGLAGDRRGAVPASGFSISAQNIWKVIRENKDLDLPAHKVMVATVRCEEIADEKFSRLCSDKVWLALEKAVQQGPVRGFGEKLSSIIDAYLSQYDAEAMFFDEGVRNAKRQHLQSKALDFVFPAYTTMLGHLRSKALDSFKINLEQSLNSGKGFAAAVRMWTRSSMLEFDKACADAAVRQASWDASRVRDKLRRDIDSHAMSVRNAKLSAIMNNFEEQLAKALVNPVECIFETGEKDTWPSIRKLLKRETEAVVSEFLSSVSGFELDEETTERMQQSLRDYARKLVENKARDEAGKILILMKDRFSTVFNHDNNSIPRVWSGKEDIKVITQEARTVSLNLLSDMAAIRLDERPDQIDSILRSALMDGTVSVASSSRGVSTDPLASSTWEEVPPKDTLLTPVQCKSLWRQFQKETEYTVAQAISAQEAYKRSNNWLPPAWAILAMVVLGFNEFMLLLKNPLYLLVTFVVFVLGKAIWVNMNIAGEFRNGTLAGILSISSRFLPAVMNLMKRLTEDAQGFTSPEGMRNS, from the exons atgaaggaagaagatgattgTTGGTGCACTCAACTCATCGATGAGAAAGGTAACTTCAACGTTGATGGCCTCCATAGCTTCATCACCAGCACTAACTTCTCTCACTGTGCCCTTTCTTATGCTGTCGTTTCTGTCATGGGTCCTCAAAGTAGCG GAAAGAGCACCTTACTCAATCATCTTTTCCACACAAATTTCAGAGAGATGGATGCATTTAAGGGAAG ATTTCAAACGACCAAGGGGATTTGGATAGCCAAATGTGTTGGGATTGAACCATTCACAATTGCTATGGATTTAGAGGGTACTGATGGAAGAGAGAGGGGTGAG GATGATACCGCTTTTGAGAAACAGAgtgctctttttgctttggCAATATCTGACGTCGTTTTGATAAACAT GTGGTGTCATGATATAGGCCGGGAACATGCTGCCAACATACCACTTTTGAAAACAGTTTTTCAG GCCATGATGCGTTTATTCAGCCCGCGCAAGACGACGTTACTTTTTGTCATTCGTGATAAAACAAAG ACCCCATTTGAGCATCTGGAGCCTATTCTAAGAGATGATATCCAAAAG ATTTGGGATGCAGTACCAAAACCACAAGCTCATAAAAATACTCCTCTTAGTGAATTCTTTAAT GTGGAGGTTACTGCTTTGTCAAGCTATGAGGACAAGGAGGATAAATTTATAACAGAG GTTGCTCAATTGCGGAAGCGTTTCTTTCATTCTATATCACCTGGAGGTCTTGCTGGCGATCGGCGTGGTGCTGTGCCAGCTTCTGGATTTTCTATTAGTGCACAGAATATATGGAAAGTCATACGAGAGAATAAGGATCTTGATCTTCCAGCTCATAAG GTGATGGTTGCCACCGTGCGTTGTGAAGAGATAGCTGATGAAAAGTTTAGCCGCTTGTGCTCTGATAAG GTTTGGTTGGCATTGGAGAAAGCTGTTCAACAAGGTCCAGTACGTGGTTTTGGGGAAAAGCTGAGCTCAATTATTGATGCCTATCTATCACA ATATGATGCAGAGGCAATGTTCTTTGATGAAGGTGTGCGAAATGCAAAACGGCAGCATTTGCAGTCCAAGGCACTTGAT TTTGTGTTCCCTGCTTATACAACAATGTTGGGCCATCTACGTTCTAAAGCTCTAGATAGTTTCAAGATTAACTTGGAACAATCACTAAACAGTGGAAAAGGTTTTGCTGCAGCTGTTCGCATGTGGACTCGATCATCTATGCTTGAGTTTGACAAAGCATGTGCTG ATGCTGCTGTAAGACAGGCTAGCTGGGATGCTTCCAGAGTGCGAGACAAACTTCGTCGCGATATTGATTCACATGCTATGTCTGTGCGCAATGCAAAATTATCAgcaataatgaataattttgaG GAACAACTGGCCAAGGCCTTGGTTAATCCTGTGGAGTGCATATTTGAAACTGGGGAAAAGGATACCTGGCCTTCAATTCGAAAACTTCTTAAACGTGAGACTGAAGCTGTTGTATCTGAATTTCTGTCTTCCGTTTCTGGTTTTGAGCTTGATGAAGAAACAACTGAAAGAATGCAACAAAGCTTAAGGGACTATGCAAGAAAACTGGTGGAGAACAAAGCAAGAGATGAAGCTGGGAAGATTCTTATTCTTATGAAAGATAG GTTCTCTACTGTCTTCAATCATGACAATAATTCAATCCCTAGAGTTTGGAGTGGGAAGGAAGATATTAAAGTTATTACACAGGAAGCTCGCACAGTG TCCCTTAACCTTCTATCGGATATGGCTGCCATACGCTTGGATGAGAGGCCAGATCAAATTGACAGTATACTCCGTTCAGCTCTCATGGATGGAACTGTTTCTGTTGCATCTTCAAGCAGAGGAGTTTCTACTGATCCACTGGCCTCAAGCACATGGGAGGAG GTTCCTCCAAAAGATACACTTCTCACTCCAGTGCAATGCAAGTCTCTGTGGAGGCAGTTCCAGAAAGAGACAGAGTATACAGTTGCTCAAGCTATTTCGGCTCAG GAGGCGTACAAGCGAAGCAACAATTGGTTACCCCCTGCTTGGGCTATACTGGCAATGGTTGTTCTTGGTTTTAATGAATTTATGCTGCTTCTAAA AAATCCGCTTTACTTGCTGGTTACGTTTGTTGTCTTTGTACTTGGGAAGGCCATTTGGGTGAACATGAATATAGCGGGAGAGTTTCGAAATGGCACT
- the LOC107483986 gene encoding polygalacturonase-like, with the protein MRNAAAATFNVLNFGAKADGRTDSAKAFTGAWVQACASAQPASIMVPPGRFLVGSITFSGQCANKAISFEIQGTLVAPSDYNILGKKGNWIVFEHVDGVSIRGGLLDGQGTALWNCKNSGKGSCPSGATTLLFSNSNNIFISGLSSLNSQLFNIVINECQNVMVQGVSVTAAGNSPNTDGIHVQGSSHVTILSSKIRTGDDCISIGPGTTNLWIENIACGPGHGISIGSLGKELKEAGVQNVTVKTVTFTGTQNGVRIKSWGRPSTGFVRDVIFQDAIMVNAQNPILIDQNYCPDNEGCPGQASGVKISDVTYKNIHGTSATEVAVNFDCSPKNPCSGIKLEDVKLTYKNQVAQASCVHAAGTTLGSVQPENCL; encoded by the exons ATGCGAAATGCTGCCGCAGCCACATTCAATGTGCTCAACTTTGGAGCCAAGGCGGACGGCCGCACGGACTCTGCCAAGGCTTTTACCGGTGCTTGGGTTCAGGCATGCGCCTCGGCCCAGCCTGCTTCCATAATGGTGCCGCCAGGCAGATTCTTGGTTGGCAGCATCACCTTCAGCGGCCAATGTGCCAACAAGGCAATCTCATTTGAGATCCAGGGCACCTTGGTAGCTCCCTCTGATTACAATATTTTAGGAAAAAAGGGCAACTGGATAGTGTTCGAGCACGTTGACGGCGTCTCCATTCGCGGTGGCTTGCTTGATGGCCAAGGCACTGCCCTCTGGAATTGCAAGAACTCCGGCAAGGGTAGCTGCCCATCCGGAGCCACG ACACTGCTGTTCAGCAACTCCAACAACATTTTCATTAGTGGATTGAGCTCATTGAACAGCCAATTGTTCAACATAGTCATCAATGAATGCCAGAACGTTATGGTACAAGGCGTCTCTGTCACCGCCGCAGGAAACAGCCCTAACACCGACGGCATCCACGTCCAAGGCTCCTCCCACGTCACTATCCTCAGCTCCAAGATCCGCACCGGCGACGACTGCATCTCCATCGGCCCTGGCACCACAAACTTGTGGATTGAAAACATAGCATGTGGTCCTGGCCATGGAATTAG CATTGGGAGCTTGGGAAAGGAACTGAAGGAGGCTGGTGTACAAAATGTGACGGTTAAAACGGTTACATTCACCGGGACTCAAAACGGAGTACGAATAAAGAGTTGGGGTAGACCCAGCACAGGATTTGTGAGAGACGTCATTTTCCAAGACGCAATCATGGTCAACGCTCAAAATCCCATTCTCATTGACCAGAATTACTGCCCGGACAACGAGGGCTGCCCCGGTCAG gCCTCTGGAGTGAAGATCAGTGATGTCACATACAAAAATATTCATGGAACATCAGCGACAGAGGTAGCTGTGAATTTTGATTGTAGTCCAAAGAACCCATGCAGTGGCATAAAGTTGGAAGATGTGAAGCTCACCTACAAGAACCAAGTTGCTCAAGCTTCTTGCGTCCATGCCGCTGGAACCACGTTGGGTTCAGTTCAACCAGAGaattgtttataa
- the LOC127746619 gene encoding uncharacterized protein LOC127746619 — MNIIKVDIDKSWISRPRGSVEYKAGLNKFLDFAFANASSNGMIYCPCPSCGFRLFQTREDAYDHLLLKSFPAKYTFWLHHGERRVGDSSTETQEIDPGSVYRDPMRDMVREAFNFPGSVVDEDDSGNKDSEGDAEELPYLYSEPSQAARHFDELLEDGEQELYPGCAKFSKLAFLVRLYHIKCMCGVSDKAFGMILELLCEAFEHAKIRLHCTMPRGSYESSRMFMSSKTSVDMLWHKKGPNSDGFLRHPRDGEAWKAFYKRYTHFSGDPRSVRLALASDGFNPFGNLSSRYSIWPPLIDELKQLWGGVDTYDASEKKTFKLHAALMWTISDFPGLGNLSGWNTYGGRACPTCNLDAESKRLTFSQKWCFMGHRRFLNQSHRFRQDRLDNVHVKLGKVQTEASKRARGQQASLQDESPWKKRSIFFDLPYWEYNLLRHNLDVIHIEKNVCDNIIYTILNDNGKSKDNLKARKDLQLMGIRRELWP; from the exons ATGAACATCATAAAAGTAGATATAGATAAGAGTTGGATCTCAAGGCCACGAGGTAGTGTCGAATACAAGGCCGGGTTGAACAAATTTTTGGATTTCGCATTTGCGAATGCATCATCCAATGGGATGATATATTGTCCATGTCCTTCGTGTGGGTTCCGGCTATTCCAAACTAGAGAGGATGCTTACGATCACTTGCTGTTAAAATCGTTTCCTGCTAAGTATACTTTTTGGTTACATCACGGGGAGAGACGCGTAGGAGACAGTTCTACTGAGACACAAGAAATTGACCCTGGTAGCGTCTACCGAGATCCAATGCGCGACATGGTTCGTGAGGCATTCAACTTTCCAGGTTCTGTTGTCGATGAAGATGACTCGGGCAACAAAGATTCTGAGGGGGATGCCGAAGAGTTGCCTTATTTGTACAGCGAACCTAGTCAGGCGGCCCGTCATTTTGATGAGCTGCTTGAGGATGGAGAGCAGGAATTGTATCCGGGTTGTGCGAAATTCTCGAAGTTGGCTTTCTTGGTCAGGCTATACCATATAAAGTGCATGTGCGGTGTGAGCGACAAGGCATTCGGAATGATACTAGAGTTACTGTGTGAGGCCTTTGAGCATGCAAAGATCCGGCTTCACTGCACGATGCCAAGAGGATCATACGAAAGCTCG CGGATGTTCATGTCCAGTAAGACATCTGTTGACATGCTGTGGCACAAGAAAGGTCCTAACTCGGATGGTTTTTTGAGGCATCCACGAGACGGAGAGGCATGGAAGGCATTTTATAAAAGATATACTCACTTCAGTGGCGATCCACGCAGCGTTCGCTTAGCCTTAGCTAGCGATGGCTTTAATCCCTTCGGAAATCTCAGCTCAAGGTACTCGATTTGGCCC CCGTTGATAGATGAGTTGAAGCAGCTGTGGGGTGGTGTTGATACGTACGACGCTAGTGAGAAAAAAACATTCAAGCTGCATGCTGCGTTGATGTGGACAATCAGCGATTTTCCAGGGTTGGGCAACTTATCTGGGTGGAATACATACGGTGGGAGAGCATGTCCTACGTGCAACCTGGATGCTGAGTCTAAGCGACTCACGTTTAGTCAGAAATGGTGTTTCATGGGTCATCGGCGCTTTCTGAATCAAAGCCACAGATTTCGGCAGGACCGA TTGGATAATGTGCATGTCAAGCTTGGTAAGGTGCAAACGGAAGCCAGTAAAAGAGCGCGCGGACAACAGGCTTCATTACAAGATGAGTCTCCTTGGAAAAAAAGGAGTATATTCTTTGATCTTCCATATTGGGAGTATAATTTGTTGCGTCACAATCTGGACGTGATACACATAGAGAAGAATGTGTGTGACAACATTATCTACACGATACTGAACGACAATGGTAAGTCCAAGGACAACCTCAAAGCTCGAAAAGATCTCCAGCTGATGGGAATTAGGCGTGAACTTTGGCCATGA
- the LOC107483997 gene encoding protein ROOT HAIR DEFECTIVE 3 homolog 2 isoform X2: MKEEDDCWCTQLIDEKGNFNVDGLHSFITSTNFSHCALSYAVVSVMGPQSSGKSTLLNHLFHTNFREMDAFKGRFQTTKGIWIAKCVGIEPFTIAMDLEGTDGRERGEDDTAFEKQSALFALAISDVVLINMWCHDIGREHAANIPLLKTVFQAMMRLFSPRKTTLLFVIRDKTKTPFEHLEPILRDDIQKIWDAVPKPQAHKNTPLSEFFNVAQLRKRFFHSISPGGLAGDRRGAVPASGFSISAQNIWKVIRENKDLDLPAHKVMVATVRCEEIADEKFSRLCSDKVWLALEKAVQQGPVRGFGEKLSSIIDAYLSQYDAEAMFFDEGVRNAKRQHLQSKALDFVFPAYTTMLGHLRSKALDSFKINLEQSLNSGKGFAAAVRMWTRSSMLEFDKACADAAVRQASWDASRVRDKLRRDIDSHAMSVRNAKLSAIMNNFEEQLAKALVNPVECIFETGEKDTWPSIRKLLKRETEAVVSEFLSSVSGFELDEETTERMQQSLRDYARKLVENKARDEAGKILILMKDRFSTVFNHDNNSIPRVWSGKEDIKVITQEARTVSLNLLSDMAAIRLDERPDQIDSILRSALMDGTVSVASSSRGVSTDPLASSTWEEVPPKDTLLTPVQCKSLWRQFQKETEYTVAQAISAQEAYKRSNNWLPPAWAILAMVVLGFNEFMLLLKNPLYLLVTFVVFVLGKAIWVNMNIAGEFRNGTLAGILSISSRFLPAVMNLMKRLTEDAQGFTSPEGMRNS; the protein is encoded by the exons atgaaggaagaagatgattgTTGGTGCACTCAACTCATCGATGAGAAAGGTAACTTCAACGTTGATGGCCTCCATAGCTTCATCACCAGCACTAACTTCTCTCACTGTGCCCTTTCTTATGCTGTCGTTTCTGTCATGGGTCCTCAAAGTAGCG GAAAGAGCACCTTACTCAATCATCTTTTCCACACAAATTTCAGAGAGATGGATGCATTTAAGGGAAG ATTTCAAACGACCAAGGGGATTTGGATAGCCAAATGTGTTGGGATTGAACCATTCACAATTGCTATGGATTTAGAGGGTACTGATGGAAGAGAGAGGGGTGAG GATGATACCGCTTTTGAGAAACAGAgtgctctttttgctttggCAATATCTGACGTCGTTTTGATAAACAT GTGGTGTCATGATATAGGCCGGGAACATGCTGCCAACATACCACTTTTGAAAACAGTTTTTCAG GCCATGATGCGTTTATTCAGCCCGCGCAAGACGACGTTACTTTTTGTCATTCGTGATAAAACAAAG ACCCCATTTGAGCATCTGGAGCCTATTCTAAGAGATGATATCCAAAAG ATTTGGGATGCAGTACCAAAACCACAAGCTCATAAAAATACTCCTCTTAGTGAATTCTTTAAT GTTGCTCAATTGCGGAAGCGTTTCTTTCATTCTATATCACCTGGAGGTCTTGCTGGCGATCGGCGTGGTGCTGTGCCAGCTTCTGGATTTTCTATTAGTGCACAGAATATATGGAAAGTCATACGAGAGAATAAGGATCTTGATCTTCCAGCTCATAAG GTGATGGTTGCCACCGTGCGTTGTGAAGAGATAGCTGATGAAAAGTTTAGCCGCTTGTGCTCTGATAAG GTTTGGTTGGCATTGGAGAAAGCTGTTCAACAAGGTCCAGTACGTGGTTTTGGGGAAAAGCTGAGCTCAATTATTGATGCCTATCTATCACA ATATGATGCAGAGGCAATGTTCTTTGATGAAGGTGTGCGAAATGCAAAACGGCAGCATTTGCAGTCCAAGGCACTTGAT TTTGTGTTCCCTGCTTATACAACAATGTTGGGCCATCTACGTTCTAAAGCTCTAGATAGTTTCAAGATTAACTTGGAACAATCACTAAACAGTGGAAAAGGTTTTGCTGCAGCTGTTCGCATGTGGACTCGATCATCTATGCTTGAGTTTGACAAAGCATGTGCTG ATGCTGCTGTAAGACAGGCTAGCTGGGATGCTTCCAGAGTGCGAGACAAACTTCGTCGCGATATTGATTCACATGCTATGTCTGTGCGCAATGCAAAATTATCAgcaataatgaataattttgaG GAACAACTGGCCAAGGCCTTGGTTAATCCTGTGGAGTGCATATTTGAAACTGGGGAAAAGGATACCTGGCCTTCAATTCGAAAACTTCTTAAACGTGAGACTGAAGCTGTTGTATCTGAATTTCTGTCTTCCGTTTCTGGTTTTGAGCTTGATGAAGAAACAACTGAAAGAATGCAACAAAGCTTAAGGGACTATGCAAGAAAACTGGTGGAGAACAAAGCAAGAGATGAAGCTGGGAAGATTCTTATTCTTATGAAAGATAG GTTCTCTACTGTCTTCAATCATGACAATAATTCAATCCCTAGAGTTTGGAGTGGGAAGGAAGATATTAAAGTTATTACACAGGAAGCTCGCACAGTG TCCCTTAACCTTCTATCGGATATGGCTGCCATACGCTTGGATGAGAGGCCAGATCAAATTGACAGTATACTCCGTTCAGCTCTCATGGATGGAACTGTTTCTGTTGCATCTTCAAGCAGAGGAGTTTCTACTGATCCACTGGCCTCAAGCACATGGGAGGAG GTTCCTCCAAAAGATACACTTCTCACTCCAGTGCAATGCAAGTCTCTGTGGAGGCAGTTCCAGAAAGAGACAGAGTATACAGTTGCTCAAGCTATTTCGGCTCAG GAGGCGTACAAGCGAAGCAACAATTGGTTACCCCCTGCTTGGGCTATACTGGCAATGGTTGTTCTTGGTTTTAATGAATTTATGCTGCTTCTAAA AAATCCGCTTTACTTGCTGGTTACGTTTGTTGTCTTTGTACTTGGGAAGGCCATTTGGGTGAACATGAATATAGCGGGAGAGTTTCGAAATGGCACT